Proteins encoded in a region of the Streptococcus sanguinis genome:
- the rpsP gene encoding 30S ribosomal protein S16, with product MAVKIRLTRMGSKKKPFYRINVADSRSPRDGRFIETVGTYNPLVAENQVTLKEDRILEWLGNGAQPSDTVRNILSKEGVLKKFHDSKYSK from the coding sequence ATGGCAGTAAAAATCCGTTTGACTCGTATGGGTTCAAAGAAAAAACCTTTCTATCGTATCAATGTTGCAGACTCACGTTCACCTCGTGACGGACGTTTCATCGAAACGGTTGGAACTTACAACCCACTTGTAGCTGAAAACCAAGTGACTTTGAAGGAAGACCGTATCCTTGAGTGGTTGGGTAATGGTGCACAACCTTCTGATACTGTACGCAACATCCTTTCAAAAGAAGGCGTATTGAAGAAATTCCACGATTCAAAATACTCTAAATAA
- a CDS encoding putative immunity protein, whose amino-acid sequence MKSEDYAWNAHERKSYENDQVILPSPYKLKILDDSEKRLELELVLEELPQEQLARWAMKMASSFIALIDAEDESEKQKILTQVREVFQARLDGRASAYELRQAGFLANKLSQQAQSQIGKYAARVFAQGVATGHMRGHAIVAADYAIKVRNLQSPDDMQRAVKERERQIELASAFIRSGKETL is encoded by the coding sequence ATGAAGTCAGAAGATTATGCTTGGAACGCTCATGAGCGCAAGTCTTATGAGAATGATCAAGTGATTTTACCGAGCCCTTATAAGCTAAAAATTCTGGATGATAGTGAGAAGAGATTGGAATTGGAGCTTGTTTTGGAGGAACTTCCTCAGGAGCAACTGGCTCGATGGGCTATGAAAATGGCGTCAAGCTTTATAGCTCTGATTGATGCGGAAGATGAGTCTGAAAAGCAGAAGATTTTGACTCAGGTAAGAGAGGTTTTTCAGGCTCGACTTGATGGTAGGGCATCTGCCTATGAACTAAGGCAGGCTGGTTTCTTGGCTAACAAACTGTCGCAGCAAGCCCAATCACAAATCGGTAAATATGCTGCGCGTGTTTTTGCCCAAGGAGTCGCAACAGGCCACATGCGGGGCCATGCTATTGTCGCAGCGGATTATGCCATCAAAGTCAGAAATTTGCAGAGTCCAGATGATATGCAGCGGGCTGTCAAGGAAAGAGAAAGACAGATAGAGCTGGCCTCTGCTTTTATTAGATCAGGAAAGGAAACTTTATGA
- a CDS encoding TrkH family potassium uptake protein: protein MKHLFSHLSPAQKIILSFLLVIFCGSLLLSLPWVQTASSQASYLDHLFTAVSMVCVTGLFTQSVVDTYNVWGQLLCMLLIQIGGLGILTFIGFFTMESRKKLSLKDRRILRDSFSYGNNRTLGQFVRSIFITTFAIEGLGALLLMIRFIPKFGLRKGIFNSIFLAVSAFCNAGFDNFGNDSLLGLQTDVLVNITLALLIITGGLGFMVWFDLATKLGGKQKGLHFHTKVVLLLTAGLLVFGTVTSLWTEYNNPGTIGNLSFGDKLLVSFFQTVSMRTAGFASIDYTAARPVTLFIYLLQMFLGGAPGGTAGGLKITTFLVLLLFARKEILGLPHTNMGRRTLSPQLVQKAFGVTVIFQLTFLLGLLALGLVTDSSHRFIYLIFETVSALATVGVTANITTSLNTAGMIVIMLLMFIGRVGPLTLMVSLNHYQPKKAATLHYSKADIMIG from the coding sequence ATGAAGCATTTATTTTCACACTTGTCACCAGCGCAAAAGATTATCTTGTCTTTTCTTCTGGTGATATTCTGTGGCTCCTTGCTACTCAGTCTGCCTTGGGTGCAGACGGCAAGTTCCCAAGCGAGCTATCTGGATCATCTTTTTACAGCTGTCTCGATGGTCTGTGTGACAGGGCTTTTTACTCAATCGGTTGTGGATACATACAATGTCTGGGGACAGCTCCTTTGTATGTTGCTGATTCAGATTGGTGGTTTGGGAATCCTGACTTTTATCGGATTTTTCACCATGGAAAGTCGGAAAAAGCTCAGCCTCAAGGATCGCCGTATTCTGCGGGATAGTTTTAGTTATGGTAACAATCGTACCTTAGGTCAATTTGTCCGTTCGATTTTTATCACGACTTTTGCTATCGAAGGACTGGGTGCGCTCCTTCTCATGATTCGCTTCATTCCCAAGTTTGGTCTGAGAAAAGGGATTTTTAATTCTATCTTTTTAGCCGTTTCTGCATTTTGTAATGCGGGCTTTGATAATTTTGGCAATGATAGCCTACTAGGCTTGCAGACAGATGTTTTGGTCAATATCACCTTGGCTCTCCTCATCATTACTGGAGGACTGGGCTTTATGGTCTGGTTTGACTTGGCGACTAAATTGGGAGGAAAACAGAAGGGGCTGCACTTTCATACTAAGGTAGTCTTGCTGCTGACTGCTGGTCTCCTCGTTTTTGGGACGGTCACGAGTCTCTGGACGGAGTACAATAATCCTGGAACGATTGGCAATCTTTCCTTTGGCGATAAGCTACTGGTCAGCTTTTTTCAGACAGTCAGTATGAGGACAGCTGGCTTTGCTTCCATTGATTATACAGCTGCTCGTCCAGTAACCCTGTTTATCTATCTGCTCCAGATGTTTCTGGGAGGGGCTCCGGGTGGTACAGCGGGCGGTCTGAAAATTACGACCTTCCTAGTTCTTTTGCTTTTTGCTCGAAAGGAAATTCTGGGCTTACCTCATACCAATATGGGACGGAGAACGCTCTCTCCTCAGCTAGTGCAGAAGGCTTTTGGTGTGACAGTGATTTTTCAGCTGACATTTCTGCTTGGTCTTTTGGCTCTTGGGCTAGTGACCGATAGCAGTCATCGTTTTATTTACCTGATATTTGAGACTGTGTCGGCATTGGCTACAGTTGGTGTCACGGCCAATATCACTACCAGCCTCAATACAGCTGGTATGATTGTGATTATGTTGCTAATGTTTATTGGACGGGTGGGGCCGCTGACTCTTATGGTCAGTCTCAACCATTATCAACCGAAGAAGGCTGCAACCTTGCATTACAGCAAGGCGGACATTATGATTGGATAG
- a CDS encoding potassium channel family protein has translation MANQTVGILGLGIFGQSIIEALISQDVEIIAIDNHEETINQYEDMIAVGVIGDITDMELLEAADVGSCDTVIVATGESLESSVLAVMHCKALGVKNVIAKVKDEVTQQVLEKVGADLVILPEVEAGISLAKTILLNHSIEVFQLDDDVVVAEFELPASWVGKTVREVDARRLYHLNIIGYRLTKNQPLESKFTPDFVWPEGVSIMAVTDNQHLDNLREIVSSS, from the coding sequence ATGGCAAATCAAACAGTTGGAATCCTCGGCTTGGGGATTTTTGGACAGAGTATCATTGAGGCCTTGATTTCTCAAGATGTAGAAATCATTGCGATTGATAATCACGAAGAGACAATCAATCAGTATGAAGACATGATTGCCGTTGGTGTGATCGGGGACATTACTGATATGGAGCTTTTAGAGGCGGCAGACGTTGGGTCCTGTGATACGGTCATCGTAGCGACGGGAGAAAGTCTGGAATCCAGCGTCCTAGCGGTCATGCACTGCAAGGCATTGGGCGTTAAAAATGTCATTGCCAAGGTCAAAGATGAAGTAACTCAGCAGGTGCTGGAAAAGGTGGGAGCTGATCTGGTTATTCTGCCTGAAGTGGAGGCTGGTATTTCATTGGCCAAGACTATTCTCTTGAACCATTCGATTGAGGTCTTCCAGCTGGATGACGATGTAGTAGTGGCTGAGTTTGAACTGCCTGCTAGCTGGGTCGGGAAAACGGTCCGTGAAGTAGATGCTCGCAGGCTTTATCATCTTAATATTATCGGCTACCGTCTGACAAAAAATCAGCCTTTGGAAAGCAAGTTTACTCCAGACTTTGTTTGGCCAGAAGGCGTCAGCATTATGGCTGTGACTGATAACCAGCATTTGGATAATTTACGTGAAATAGTGAGTAGCAGCTAG
- a CDS encoding DNA repair protein RadC has protein sequence MQMYFGDVSLCYTYSLAMALHSYGYDVRPEFLEAIMVMGNGASIIKEDEKHPLVFFDNGMPDSSISHTLNILGFTYDEYYIKDSNVVDLLSIREMLSKFLLSGPVVLGPLDMGYLTYNPNHIHLYGVDHFVSVYNLDDEFIYFHDPAGFACMKMSFSEFSKAWEAKNISYKRGSFSMWGNFQKIKSPTSKEIYKKTSILMKQQYERGEDNVIARYAKSVADNGLNEEQKHLHQYFSFKLASIRNLYMSNFLKDHDTVRSELKENLAKLFGQAHLFCIKEDYQKLSEVLFDIAALDNKFRDLCIHYKVE, from the coding sequence ATGCAGATGTATTTTGGGGACGTTTCTCTTTGCTATACATATTCACTTGCGATGGCGCTGCATTCGTATGGGTATGATGTTCGCCCTGAGTTTTTGGAAGCCATTATGGTGATGGGAAATGGCGCTAGTATTATAAAGGAAGATGAAAAACATCCCTTAGTCTTCTTTGATAATGGGATGCCAGATAGTTCTATCAGCCATACTTTAAACATTCTGGGTTTTACATACGATGAATACTATATAAAGGATTCAAATGTGGTGGATCTTCTCTCTATCAGAGAAATGCTAAGCAAGTTCTTGCTCAGCGGACCAGTTGTTCTTGGCCCTTTGGACATGGGGTATCTGACTTATAACCCCAATCATATCCATTTGTATGGGGTGGACCATTTTGTTTCGGTTTATAATCTAGATGATGAGTTTATCTATTTCCATGATCCAGCAGGCTTTGCTTGTATGAAAATGAGTTTCTCAGAATTTTCGAAAGCCTGGGAAGCTAAAAATATCAGCTATAAAAGAGGTTCTTTCTCCATGTGGGGAAACTTTCAAAAAATCAAATCTCCAACTTCCAAAGAGATTTATAAGAAAACATCTATACTGATGAAGCAACAATATGAACGTGGCGAGGATAATGTGATAGCAAGATATGCTAAGTCGGTAGCAGACAATGGCTTGAATGAAGAACAAAAGCATCTTCATCAATACTTTAGCTTCAAATTAGCTTCTATCAGAAATCTATACATGAGCAACTTCTTAAAAGACCATGATACGGTCAGATCTGAACTAAAAGAAAATTTAGCAAAATTGTTCGGCCAAGCTCATCTATTTTGTATCAAGGAAGATTATCAAAAACTGTCAGAAGTCTTGTTTGATATTGCAGCGCTAGATAATAAGTTTAGAGATTTGTGTATTCACTATAAAGTAGAGTAG
- a CDS encoding YjjG family noncanonical pyrimidine nucleotidase, whose protein sequence is MSYKFLLFDLDHTLLDFDTAEDIALTHFLEEQGVTEIQSYKDYYIPMNKGLWRELEQGKITKLELVNTRFSRLFAHFGIEKDGAELALLYQQHIAQQGQTYAGASELLDSLTAADYEIYGATNGITAIQTGRMAHSDISPYFNHIFISEKMGTQKPEVLFYEKIAEQIPDFDLSQTLMIGDSLTADIAGANNAGLDSIWYNPKQLENESLFQPTYTAYSYDDIIRLLVP, encoded by the coding sequence TTGTCATACAAATTTCTACTTTTCGACCTTGACCATACGTTGCTGGATTTTGATACGGCAGAAGACATCGCCTTGACTCATTTTTTGGAGGAGCAAGGCGTGACAGAGATTCAAAGCTACAAAGACTATTATATTCCCATGAACAAGGGGCTTTGGCGGGAACTAGAGCAGGGGAAAATCACCAAGCTTGAGCTAGTCAATACTCGCTTTTCTCGTCTTTTTGCTCATTTTGGCATTGAGAAGGATGGAGCCGAGTTGGCCCTTCTCTATCAGCAGCATATTGCTCAGCAGGGTCAGACCTACGCTGGTGCAAGCGAGCTTTTGGACAGTCTGACAGCAGCTGATTATGAGATTTACGGAGCGACTAATGGCATCACGGCTATTCAGACTGGCCGCATGGCCCATTCCGACATTTCTCCTTATTTTAATCATATTTTTATCTCGGAAAAGATGGGGACTCAGAAGCCCGAAGTTTTGTTTTATGAAAAAATAGCAGAGCAAATACCAGATTTTGACCTGTCTCAGACTTTGATGATTGGAGACTCTTTGACAGCTGATATTGCTGGCGCTAATAATGCTGGATTGGACTCTATCTGGTACAATCCCAAGCAGTTAGAAAATGAAAGTCTTTTTCAACCGACCTATACCGCTTATTCTTATGACGACATTATCAGACTATTGGTTCCATAA
- the kphA gene encoding RNA-binding protein KphA yields MDTIENLIIAIVKPLISQPDALTIKIEDTPEFLEYHLDLDQSDVGRVIGRKGRTISAIRTIVYSVPTEDKKVRIVIDEK; encoded by the coding sequence ATGGACACGATTGAAAATCTAATTATTGCGATAGTGAAACCTTTGATTTCACAGCCAGATGCCTTAACTATCAAGATTGAGGATACACCTGAATTTTTAGAATATCACCTGGATCTTGATCAGAGTGATGTTGGACGTGTAATCGGTCGTAAAGGTCGTACTATATCCGCTATAAGGACGATTGTTTACTCTGTCCCAACTGAAGACAAAAAAGTTCGCATCGTTATTGATGAGAAATAA